From the genome of Nocardia mangyaensis:
GCCGTCGAGCTCGGGCATGTTCACATCGAGCACCATGGCGTCGGGGGCGGCCGACCGCACCAGGGCGAGGGCTTGCGCGCCGTCACCCGCGGTGATCACGTCGAAGCCGGAGAGTTCCAGGCCGCGACGCAGTGACGCCAGCACGCGGACCTCGTCGTCGACGACCAAGATCTGCTGTCCGGTCATCTGCTCACCCTAGTGCGATCCATCGGCTGTCCTGCTCAGCGCGTATGCGGCGGGAACGCCAGGGCCAGGGTGCCCGGCACGGCGGGCTGGGCCGGGACCGCCCCGGCCGGATCGATCCGGGTGCACTCGGCGCCGTCCAGCGGCGGACCGGGCACCGGCGGCCGGTCCTGGATGCCCTGCTCCACGGGCAGCGCGGGCTGGACCCGCTCGGCGGGCACGGTGCGCTGGAAGCGGACCTGCGGCGGCGGTACGCCATCGCCCGGTGCGCCGCAGAGGATGATCGTTCGATCGTGGCCGCTCTCGACCGAGGTGATGGTCGGCGCGGCCGTCGCGGTACCGGCGACGGTGCCGGTGATCAAGGCGACACCGCCGAGCAGTGCCGCGGCGCGGATGCGGCGGTGGTTGGCGAATGCGGTCATGTGGGTCTCCTCGAGAATCGTGTCCGCCGACCCGCTCGGTCGGCGAAACCGACGCTAAGCAGCCGATCTTCACGCTCCGTTGAGCAATCGTTAGAGTTCTCTTGGGATCCGGTCCCCCTGATTCCACCGGCTCGCCGAAAGGTGTTGTTCGCCATAAGGTGAGTGCCGACCGTTCTGATCGAAATGACAGTTCGGCATTCCGGAATTAGTGTTGGATGGTTCTCACTTCCGCCTCGATCGTGGTGGGGACCTACATCGATGCGAGTGTTGGAGCTTGGATGACGCGTGATCTGCCTTTCGATGACGGTGCCGCACGCGCAGAAGGCCCTGACACGGCCTACAAGGTCGCCAACGGTGTCGCCCGGGTGGCCAGGGCGGGTGCCTATGTGACCGGCGGCGCACTGGTCGCCGCCAACGGCACCACGCCCGAGCGCGAGCAGGGCACCAGCAATGCCGACAGCCGCTACGCGGGCTGGTCGTCGCAGACGGTGCCCGCCGATCCGAGCCCGGATGCGCCGAGCCCGGTCATCACCTTCCCCGACCTCGCCGCCGAGCCCGAGCCCTTCCCGGTGCAGCCGCACACCCCGTTCGGCACCCGCCCCGGCGCCGAGGACGACCTGGCCATGGTCAGCCGCTCCACCGAGTCCGAATGGCGACCGGAGATCCCCGGCTCCGACGGTGAGCGCGACTTCCGGATCCCCGGTAGCGACGACAACTCCACAGGCATCGGCATCCCGTCCTACCCGCAATCGCCGGGCCTCGGCTTCGACGACTCGTTCGGCCGGCCCGGTGCCGACCAGGACGGCGGCATCGGCCTGCCGGGTGGTGGTCACGGCGGTATCGGTATCCCCGGTTTCGATGGTCTGCCCGGCAACGGTATCGGCATTCCCGGTTTCGATGGTCTGCCCGGCCAGGGCATCGGCCTTCCCGGTTTCGACGGCATCGGTGTGCCCGGCGCGACCAACCCCGGTGATCTGGTGGCCGGACCCAACTCCCCCGATGGGCTGTTCAACGGCATCGGCGATGTCGGCGGCCTGTTCGACGGCTTCGGCGCCATGGTGACCACCGACTGGCAGATCGACATGCACGCGGGCCTCGACGGCGTGTGGTTCACCTCGCAGATGAAGGTCGATGTCCAGGTCGGCAAGGTCGGCGACCAGCTCGACGACTACGGCAAGTGGCTCGGCGACGGCCTGCGCGTCCCCGGTGACACCGGCGCGCGCGCCGGCCTGGATTCCGTCGGTCCCGGTGCCTCCTCGCCCGCCGACGCCGGTCTCGGCACGCCATCGTCCACTGGCCCGAGCCTGCCCGGCTCCGGCTCTCCGTCGGATGGCCCGAGCTTGCCGGGCTCGTCGTCGGGTGCTCCGGGCCTGCCTGGTTCGTCCTCCTCGGGCGGTCCGGGTCTGCCCGGCTCTTCGTCGCAGGCTGGTCCGAACTTGCCCGGTGCGTCCGCTCCGGCTGGTCCGAGCCTGCCCGGTGCGCCCGCTCCCGTGATCGCGGCGCCCGCCCCCCTTGCACCGGCGCCCGCCCCGGTTCCGGCTCCGGTCGCGCCCGCCCCGATCGCGCCGCCGCCCGCCCCCGTGGCGCCCGCCCCGGTCGCGGTCGCCCCGCCCGTGGTCGCCGCGACGCCGCTGCAAACCACCATCCAGCCCGACGCCGCGTCCACCCCGATCGCCAATGTGCTGAGCACCCCCGCCGTGTCCCCGCTGACCGCGCCCGCCGCCGCGGTGCCAGGTCTGTTCGCGCCGGCCACACCGGCGGAACCCGTTGTGCTGCCCGATCTTTCCGATAGCGGCTCCTCCACCCCGTCGACCGTGCCGGGCACCGGTGGGTCCACGGCACCCACCGTCGACATCACCACCGCGCCCACGGTGACGCTGCCCGGCCTGCCCTCGGCGACCGCACCGTCGACGCCCGGCGTGACCAAGCCGGAACTCACGGTGCCGCCGACGGTCATCACCACGCCGACTACTGGTGGCACCACGCCGACTACTGGTGGCACCACGCCGACTACTGGTGGCACCACGCCGACCACCGGGGGCACCACGCCGACCACCGGGGACACCACGCCCGGCACCGACATCACCACTCCGGGCGGTACCGGCGGCGTCACGACCCAGCCGACCGCGCCGAGCACCCCCACCGTCGACGTCCCGACCCCGACGGCGCCCCAGCCGACCGCCACCCAGCCCACCGTGGCGCCCCAGCCGACGATGACGGTCCAGCCGACCGCGTCGGTCCCCACGCAGCAGCCCACCGTCCCGACCGTCGACGCGCCGACCGTCGTCACCCCGCCGCCGGCGGTCACCGTGCCGACCACTCAGGCCCCGGTGAAACCGCCGGTCATCGAGACCAAGCCGATCGCCGGCGAGTTCGATCAGCACCACGGCGTCTACCATGGCGTCTCGGCCGGACTGTTCGATTCGGGGCTCGGTGGCGCCGATCTGGGAAGCGCTGTGTTTCCCACCGAGCATCCTGGGTACGACTTCGTCTAGTCCCTGCGTCTCGGCCGGGTACACGCAAGGAGAGTGAGGACAGGTTTGTCTGCCGCAGCCGGACTGCAGGCCGCGACGGTGAAGCATCCGGATGTGATGGCCCCGGTCGTGTCTCTCGTCGACGAACTGCGGGAACTGGTTCGCTCGGGCGGCCGCGACGACCTCGATGCCCGCCTCGGCATGGTGCGAGCCCGGCTCAGCGACCCCCGCGTGCGGCTGGTCGTCGTCGGTGAACCGCAGGCCGGGATGAGCACGCTGGTCAACAGCATGGTCGGCAGCCCGGTCAGCGCGACCGACGGCAAGCCCAGTGTCCCCGTGATCGTCGAATACGGCGCCGCGCCGAGCGCGACCCTGGTGAAATCGGCCCAGCGCGGCCGGGTCGAACGGGTGCCCGTCGACCCGCTCAACCCAGGGCCCGCGCTGACCGCCCTCGGTGTGCTGCGTGCCGAATTCGCGCAGCCGAGCCCCCTGCTGGCCGACGGCCTGGTGGTGATGGACGCACCAGGACCCACTACCCACGAGGGCGCGGCCTGGTCGATGATCGCCGCCGCCGACGTCGTCCTCTACGCCACCGACGCCGCCGCCGAACTGACCGAAGCCCAGCTGGACTATCTACGTCGCGTCGAGCAGGTGTGCCCCTCGGTGGTCTGCGTGCTCACCAAGATCGACCGCAACCCGCACTGGTCACTGACCCAGCGACGCAACCGCGCCCTGCTCGACGGTGCCGGGCTGAACTTCGCGGTCGCCCCGGTCTCTGCCCTGCTGCACCGGCAGGCCGACGAGACCGGCGATCAGCAGCGCGACATCGAGTCCGGGGTGCCCCAGCTCATCGACCACCTGCAGGAATACGTGGTCGCCCAGGCCGACTCGGTCGCGATCGCGGCCGCGGTGCGCGACATCGCCCTGGTCACCGACCAGCTCACCGTCACCCTGCGCGCCGAAGTCGAGACCCTGCGCGATCCGCGTCGGCGGGCCGAGATCACCCAGCGCCTGGCCGCCGCCCGCGCCGAGGCCGATCAGTTGCGCCAGCGCACCGCCACCTGGCAGGTCACCCTGGTCGACGGCGGCGCCGAGCTCAACGCCGATATCGAACACGATCTGCGGCATCGGCTGCGCAGCCTGGTCCGCGAGGCCGAGGCCGAGATCACGCGCACCGATCCGGCGCACAAGTGGACCGAGTTCGCCACCGAACTCGACGCGCGGATCTGCGAGGCGGTCGAGGAGAACTTCGTGATGGCGCACTATCGCGCCGTCGAACTCTCCGAACAGGTCGCCGCGAAGTTCCCGCCGCACAATCGAACCCCACCGCTGCCCGAACTGCGCCTGACCAATCCCGGCGAGGTGCTCGAACCGGTCCAGTCACTGGAGACACTGGAAAGCGCCAAAGCCAGTATCGGACAACAGGCGCTGTCGGCCTTGCGCGGCTCCTACGGCGGCATTCTGATGGTCGGTCTGGCCACCAGCCTGCTCGGCATGTCGCTCGTCAACTGGTACTCCGCGGGTGCGGGGGTGCTGCTCGGCGTGAACGCCCTGTGGGACGACCGCCGCAGCCGCAAACAGCGCAGGCAAGCCGAGGCCAAGGTCGCCGTCGCGCGGCTGGCCGACGACGTGATCTTCCAGGTGGGCAAGGAATCCCGCAACCGCCTGCGCACCCTGCAGCGCGTGCTGCGTGACCACTACACCGAGATCGCCGCCGAGGTCTCGCGCACCGCCGACGAGGCACTGCGCGCCGCCGAGGAGACCGGCCTGCGCTATGGCGACCAGCGTGAACTGCGCATCACCGAGATCGACGCGGGCCTGCGCACCCTGGCCGGGCTGCGGGAACGGGCCCAGCGGCTCACCCGCTGAGCGTGCTCAGCTCGGCCGGTGCGGCGGCGTGTGCGCGGGCTGGAACTGACCGACCTCGCGGGAATCCTCGGCCCTGATCACGTGGGTGACGGCGTTGATCAGCGCCAGATGGGTGAACGCCTGCGGGAAGTTGCCCAGATGCCTGCCGGTGCGCGGATCGATCTCCTCGGCGTAGAGGCGCAGCGGACTGGCCAGGCCGAGCAGCCGCTCGCACAGATGGGTGGCCCGCTCCAGTTCGCCGATCTCCACCAGCGCGGACACCAGCCAGAACGAGCAGATCGTGAAGGTGCCCTCCTCACCGGCCAGTCCGTCATCGGTGGTGTCGGTGTCGTAGCGCAGCACCAGTCCGTGCACGGTGAGGCGGTCGGCGATGGCCAGCACGGTCGCGCGCACCCGCGGATCGTCCGGCGGCAGGAACCGGGTCA
Proteins encoded in this window:
- a CDS encoding GTPase, which gives rise to MSAAAGLQAATVKHPDVMAPVVSLVDELRELVRSGGRDDLDARLGMVRARLSDPRVRLVVVGEPQAGMSTLVNSMVGSPVSATDGKPSVPVIVEYGAAPSATLVKSAQRGRVERVPVDPLNPGPALTALGVLRAEFAQPSPLLADGLVVMDAPGPTTHEGAAWSMIAAADVVLYATDAAAELTEAQLDYLRRVEQVCPSVVCVLTKIDRNPHWSLTQRRNRALLDGAGLNFAVAPVSALLHRQADETGDQQRDIESGVPQLIDHLQEYVVAQADSVAIAAAVRDIALVTDQLTVTLRAEVETLRDPRRRAEITQRLAAARAEADQLRQRTATWQVTLVDGGAELNADIEHDLRHRLRSLVREAEAEITRTDPAHKWTEFATELDARICEAVEENFVMAHYRAVELSEQVAAKFPPHNRTPPLPELRLTNPGEVLEPVQSLETLESAKASIGQQALSALRGSYGGILMVGLATSLLGMSLVNWYSAGAGVLLGVNALWDDRRSRKQRRQAEAKVAVARLADDVIFQVGKESRNRLRTLQRVLRDHYTEIAAEVSRTADEALRAAEETGLRYGDQRELRITEIDAGLRTLAGLRERAQRLTR